A genomic segment from Hypomesus transpacificus isolate Combined female chromosome 13, fHypTra1, whole genome shotgun sequence encodes:
- the sgca gene encoding alpha-sarcoglycan isoform X1 — translation MADKRNWGFCLTVCLASFLVANADIKVSAPVGQLFVFELQRETFQNEFEPFLKHYAGRVYNDPMVFKCNKQSFPDLPEWLRFTQRHPYDNGFLYGTPMSAGKSIIEVTVINKRSYDTFRERLIINIGPRANKMPFQAEFFIKLREIEKVLPSTVQAAIKQDVMRMWETDRLEFVNITSALDRGGRVPLPLAGHYEGVYVKMGSDQYYSKCLLKLQSPDHQRQCEAGGRRETGDCAICTIPSNCITWCKSILIDLSRPVAAPPAPSMGSGVLEAGGQYDPLDSPPTRDYFLDYIVTVLVPLVLAILLCLLLAYIMCCRREGVEKRDARTPEIQLYHHHTIHGNSSELRSMAGARGVPPPLSSLPMFNFRTGERPPPLQSDSPSIPLIMAQHEPNIDSLPRK, via the exons ATGGCAGACAAAAGGAACTGGGGGTTCTGCTTGACAG TATGTTTGGCAAGCTTCTTGGTGGCCAACGCAGACATAAAGGTTTCTGCCCCCGTGGGACAGCTATTTGTGTtcgagctgcagagagagacttTCCAGAATGAATTTGAACCTTTCCTGAAACACTATG CAGGCAGAGTCTACAATGATCCTATGGTGTTTAAATGCAACAAACAGTCCTTCCCTGACCTGCCTGAGTGGCTGCGTTTTACCCAGAGGCACCCCTATGACAATGGTTTCTTGTACGGTACACCTATGAGCGCGGGCAAGAGCATCATCGAG GTTACAGTCATCAACAAACGCAGCTATGACACGTTCAGAGAAAGGCTGATCATAAACATTGGCCCTCGGG CGAACAAGATGCCTTTCCAAGCTGAATTCTTCATCAAACTGAGGGAGATTGAGAAGGTGCTGCCCTCTACAGTTCAGGCTGCGATCAAGCAGGATGTCATGAGGATGTGGGAGACCGACAGGCTGGAGTTTGTCAACATCACCTCTGCTCTGGACCGTGGCGGCAGAGTCCCTCTGCCCTTGGCTGGACACTATGAGGG TGTGTATGTGAAGATGGGGTCAGACCAGTACTACTCCAAGTGCCTGCTGAAGCTCCAGAGCCCGGACCACcagaggcagtgtgaggcaggAGGCCGGAGAGAGACCGGAGACTGTGCCATCTGTACCATCCCCAGCAACTGTATCACCTGGTGCAAGTCAATCCTG ATTGATTTGTCCAGGCCCGTGGCTGCACCTCCGGCCCCCTCCATGGGCTCCGGGgttctggaggctgggggccagtACGACCCCCTGGACTCTCCCCCTACCAGGGACTACTTCCTGGACTACATAGTGACGGTGTTGGTGCCTCTGGTCTTGGCCATACTGCTGTGTCTTCTCCTGGCCTACATCATGTGCTGCAGGCGTGAGGGCGT GGAGAAAAGGGACGCAAGGACACCAGA GATACAGCTGTACCACCACCACACCATCCACGGCAACAGCAGCGAGCTGAGGAGCATGGCTGGGGCTCGTGgcgtcccccctcccctgtcctccctgcccaTGTTCAACTTCCGCACTGGGGaacgcccccctcctctccagtccgACAGCCCCAGCATTCCTCTCATCATGGCCCAGCA TGAACCCAACATTGACTCACTGCCCAG GAAATGA
- the sgca gene encoding alpha-sarcoglycan isoform X2 has translation MADKRNWGFCLTVCLASFLVANADIKVSAPVGQLFVFELQRETFQNEFEPFLKHYGRVYNDPMVFKCNKQSFPDLPEWLRFTQRHPYDNGFLYGTPMSAGKSIIEVTVINKRSYDTFRERLIINIGPRANKMPFQAEFFIKLREIEKVLPSTVQAAIKQDVMRMWETDRLEFVNITSALDRGGRVPLPLAGHYEGVYVKMGSDQYYSKCLLKLQSPDHQRQCEAGGRRETGDCAICTIPSNCITWCKSILIDLSRPVAAPPAPSMGSGVLEAGGQYDPLDSPPTRDYFLDYIVTVLVPLVLAILLCLLLAYIMCCRREGVEKRDARTPEIQLYHHHTIHGNSSELRSMAGARGVPPPLSSLPMFNFRTGERPPPLQSDSPSIPLIMAQHEPNIDSLPRK, from the exons ATGGCAGACAAAAGGAACTGGGGGTTCTGCTTGACAG TATGTTTGGCAAGCTTCTTGGTGGCCAACGCAGACATAAAGGTTTCTGCCCCCGTGGGACAGCTATTTGTGTtcgagctgcagagagagacttTCCAGAATGAATTTGAACCTTTCCTGAAACACTATG GCAGAGTCTACAATGATCCTATGGTGTTTAAATGCAACAAACAGTCCTTCCCTGACCTGCCTGAGTGGCTGCGTTTTACCCAGAGGCACCCCTATGACAATGGTTTCTTGTACGGTACACCTATGAGCGCGGGCAAGAGCATCATCGAG GTTACAGTCATCAACAAACGCAGCTATGACACGTTCAGAGAAAGGCTGATCATAAACATTGGCCCTCGGG CGAACAAGATGCCTTTCCAAGCTGAATTCTTCATCAAACTGAGGGAGATTGAGAAGGTGCTGCCCTCTACAGTTCAGGCTGCGATCAAGCAGGATGTCATGAGGATGTGGGAGACCGACAGGCTGGAGTTTGTCAACATCACCTCTGCTCTGGACCGTGGCGGCAGAGTCCCTCTGCCCTTGGCTGGACACTATGAGGG TGTGTATGTGAAGATGGGGTCAGACCAGTACTACTCCAAGTGCCTGCTGAAGCTCCAGAGCCCGGACCACcagaggcagtgtgaggcaggAGGCCGGAGAGAGACCGGAGACTGTGCCATCTGTACCATCCCCAGCAACTGTATCACCTGGTGCAAGTCAATCCTG ATTGATTTGTCCAGGCCCGTGGCTGCACCTCCGGCCCCCTCCATGGGCTCCGGGgttctggaggctgggggccagtACGACCCCCTGGACTCTCCCCCTACCAGGGACTACTTCCTGGACTACATAGTGACGGTGTTGGTGCCTCTGGTCTTGGCCATACTGCTGTGTCTTCTCCTGGCCTACATCATGTGCTGCAGGCGTGAGGGCGT GGAGAAAAGGGACGCAAGGACACCAGA GATACAGCTGTACCACCACCACACCATCCACGGCAACAGCAGCGAGCTGAGGAGCATGGCTGGGGCTCGTGgcgtcccccctcccctgtcctccctgcccaTGTTCAACTTCCGCACTGGGGaacgcccccctcctctccagtccgACAGCCCCAGCATTCCTCTCATCATGGCCCAGCA TGAACCCAACATTGACTCACTGCCCAG GAAATGA
- the col1a1b gene encoding collagen, type I, alpha 1b translates to MFSFVDIRLALLLSATVLLARGQGEDDSGYGSCTLEGQLYNDKDVWKPEPCQICVCDSGTVMCDEVICEDTTDCANPEIPDGECCPICPDDSNGGPVPEGPTGDDGPKGDDGLPGLPGNDGIPGQPGLPGPPGPPGPPGLGGNHLPQMSYGSDKSSGPAVPGPMGPMGPRGPPGPSGSSGPQGFTGPPGEPGEPGASGPMGPRGSGGPPGKNGDDGEPGKAGRPGERGAAGPQGARGFPGTPGLPGIKGHRGFSGLDGAKGDSGPAGPKGEPGSSGENGTPGVMGARGLPGERGRPGPPGPSGARGNDGNGGAAGPPGPTGPAGPPGFPGGAGAKGETGPQGGRGSEGPQGSRGEPGNPGPAGSAGPAGSPGSDGSAGAKGSPGAVGIAGAPGFPGGRGPAGAVGGAGAPGPKGNNGETGTPGAKGEPGAKGENGPAGVQGASGPSGEEGKRGARGEPGGAGARGPPGERGAPGNRGFPGADGGVGGVGGAGERGAPGPMGAQGASGEGGRPGEPGMPGSKGMTGSPGSPGPDGKAGPAGAPGQDGRAGPAGPAGSRGQPGVMGFPGPKGTAGEGGKPGERGAAGPTGALGAPGKDGDAGAPGAPGPAGGAGERGEQGPVGSNGFQGLPGPQGATGETGKPGEQGVPGEVGGSGPSGSRGDRGFPGERGANGPGGPTGPRGSPGSAGNDGAKGEAGAAGAAGGVGPPGLQGMPGERGAGGLPGLRGDRGDGGVKGADGAAGKDGMRGMTGPIGPPGPSGAPGEKGEGGPLGPAGSTGSRGSPGERGESGPPGPAGFAGPPGMDGQPGAKGEGGDSGPKGDAGAPGPSGPAGASGPQGSAGATGPKGARGGAGPPGATGFPGPAGRVGPPGPAGGAGAPGATGPAGKEGQKGGRGETGVAGRPGEIGAAGPPGPSGEKGSVGSDGSPGPAGISGPSGIAGQRGIVGLPGQRGERGFSGLPGPGGEPGKQGSSGALGERGPPGPMGPPGLSGPPGEAGREGSTGHDGATGRDGPAGPKGDRGESGNAGMPGAPGAPGAPGGVGPSGKTGDRGEGGPAGPAGPAGPAGARGGNGPAGGRGDKGEAGEAGERGHKGHRGFTGMQGLPGTAGSAGEQGPAGANGPAGPRGPSGSSGSPGKDGMNGLPGPIGPPGPRGRNGEMGPAGSPGAAGPPGPPGPPGSGFDMFVSQPLQEKAPDPYRSYRSDDPNMMRDRDMEVDTTLKTLSQKIENLRSPEGTQKNPARMCRDIRMCHPEWKSGQYWVDPNQGSPLDAVKVHCNMETGETCVYPAQSSVPMKNWYTSKNIREKKHVWFSESMTGGFQFQYGTDGADADDVNIQMAFMRLMSNEASQNVTYHCKNSIAYMDQASGNLKKAVLLQGSNDIEIRAEGNSRFTYSVTEDGCTSHTGTWGKTVIDYKTSKTSRLPIIDIAPMDVGAPDQEFGVEVGPVCFL, encoded by the exons ATGTTCAGCTTTGTGGATATTCGGTTAGCGCTGTTGCTCAGCGCAACAGTGCTTTTGGCAAGAGGTCAAGGCGAGGATGACA GCGGATACGGCAGTTGCACATTGGAGGGCCAGTTGTACAACGATAAGGATGTATGGAAACCTGAGCCATGTCAAATCTGCGTGTGCGACAGCGGAACTGTTATGTGCGACGAAGTGATTTGCGAGGACACAACTGACTGCGCCAATCCAGAAATTCCCGATGGGGAATGCTGCCCTATTTGCCCCGACGACTCAAACG GTGGCCCGGTGCCAGAG GGACCCACAGGAGATGATGGCCCCAAGGGAGACGAT ggtCTTCCAGGCCTGCCAGGAAACGATGGCATCCCCGGCCAGCCTGGACTCCctggcccccccggcccccctggaCCCCCTGGCCTTGGCGGA AACCACCTTCCTCAGATGAGCTATGGTTCTGATAAGTCAAGTGGACCTGCTGTCCCTGGCCCAATG GGTCCCATGGGTCCCCGtggcccccccggcccctcGGGTTCCTCA GGCCCTCAGGGTTTCACTGGACCCCCAGGTGAACCTGGCGAGCCCGGAGCTTCT GGTCCCATGGGCCCCCGTGGTTCCGGAGGGCCTCCAGGAAAGAACGGAGACGAC GGTGAGCCCGGCAAGGCTGGTCGTCCTGGAGAGCGTGGAGCCGCAGGCCCTCAG GGTGCTCGTGGATTCCCCGGAACTCCCGGACTCCCCGGCATCAAGGGACACAGA GGCTTCAGCGGACTGGATGGTGCTAAGGGAGATTCTGGCCCCGCCGGCCCCAAG GGAGAACCTGGTTCCTCTGGTGAGAACGGTACCCCCGGTGTCATG GGCGCTCGTGGTCTTCCTGGTGAGAGAGGCCGCCCCGGACCCCCTGGCCCATCT GGCGCTCGCGGTAACGATGGCAACGGAGGCGCCGCTGGTCCACCT GGTCCCACTGGCCCTGCTGGTCCTCCTGGATTCCCTGGTGGTGCTGGAGCTAAG GGAGAGACTGGCCCCCAGGGAGGTCGTGGCTCAGAAGGCCCCCAGGGATCCCGTGGAGAGCCTGGTAACCCCGGACCCGCTGGTTCTGCTGGCCCTGCT GGCAGCCCCGGATCCGATGGTTCCGCTGGTGCTAAAGGGTCTCCT GGTGCTGTTGGTATTGCTGGAGCCCCAGGCTTCCCTGGTGGCCGTGGGCCAGCTGGAGCTGTTGGTGGTGCTGGTGCCCCAGGTCCTAAGGGGAACAAC GGTGAGACAGGAACTCCTGGAGCCAAGGGAGAGCCTGGTGCCAAGGGAGAGAAT GGCCCCGCTGGAGTGCAGGGAGCCTCTGGCCCctctggagaggagggaaagagaggagccCGTGGTGAGCCCGGTGGTGCTGGGGCCCGTGGACCCCCTGGAGAGCGT GGTGCCCCCGGCAACCGTGGTTTCCCTGGTGCTGATGGAGGTGTTGGTGGTGTC GGCGGTGCTGGTGAGCGTGGTGCCCCTGGTCCAATGGGAGCTCAGGGAGCCAGCGGTGAGGGTGGACGCCCTGGCGAGCCTGGGATGCCCGGATCCAAG GGTATGACTGGTAGCCCAGGAAGCCCTGGACCCGATGGCAAAGCTGGCCCTGCA GGTGCCCCAGGACAAGATGGCCGTGCCGGACCCGCCGGCCCTGCTGGATCCAGAGGTCAGCCTGGAGTCATGGGATTCCCCGGACCCAAGGGAACTGCT GGTGAGGGTGgcaagcctggagagagaggtgctgCTGGACCTACTGGTGCTCTT GGTGCCCCAGGCAAAGATGGAGATGCTGGTGCACCTGGTGCTCCAGGCCCTGCT GGtggtgctggagagagaggagagcaaggcCCAGTTGGTTCCAACGGCTTCCAG GGTCTGCCTGGACCCCAAGGTGCTACTGGAGAGACTGGCAAGCCTGGTGAGCAG GGTGTGCCCGGTGAGGTCGGTGGCTCCGGACCATCTGGATCCAGA GGTGACAGAGGTTTCCCCGGCGAGCGCGGCGCCAACGGGCCTGGTGGCCCAACCGGACCCCGTGGATCCCCTGGCTCCGCTGGCAACGATGGTGCTAAG GGAGAGGCTGGTGCTGCAGGTGCCGCCGGTGGAGTCGGACCCCCAGGTCTCCAGGGCATGCCCGGTGAGCGTGGTGCCGGCGGTCTGCCTGGTCTGAGAGGCGACAGA GGTGATGGTGGTGTCAAAGGTGCCGATGGTGCCGCTGGCAAGGATGGCATGCGTGGAATGACCGGACCTATTGGACCTCCTGGACCCTCTGGTGCTCCTGGTGAGAAG GGAGAGGGTGGCCCTCTTGGCCCAGCCGGATCAACTGGTTCCCGTGGTTCCCCT GGTGAGCGCGGAGAGAGCGGTCCTCCAGGACCCGCCGGCTTCGCTGGACCCCCT GGTATGGATGGCCAGCCCGGTGCCAAGGGAGAGGGCGGTGACTCTGGACCCAAGGGTGATGCTGGAGCCCCTGGACCCTCTGGGCCCGCCGGTGCTTCTGGACCCCAG GGCTCCGCTGGAGCAACCGGACCTAAGGGCGCTCGTGGTGGTGCCGGTCCCCCT GGTGCTACTGGTTTCCCCGGACCCGCTGGTAGAGTTGGACCCCCCGGCCCTGCT GGAGGTGCTGGAGCCCCTGGTGCCACTGGGCCTGCTGGGAAAGAGGGACAGAAGGGTGGTCGCGGTGAGACTGGTGTTGCTGGTCGCCCTGGAGAGATTGGCGCCGCCGGCCCCCCTGGACCATCTGGAGAGAAGGGATCCGTTGGTTCTGATGGCTCCCCT GGTCCAGCTGGTATCTCTGGACCCAGCGGTATCGCTGGACAGCGTGGTATTGTTGGTCTGCCAGGACAGCGTGGAGAGCGTGGCTTCAGTGGTCTTCCCGGACCTGGA GGTGAGCCTGGCAAACAGGGATCTTCTGGAGCTCTGGGTGAGCGAGGCCCTCCAGGCCCCATGGGCCCCCCTGGACTCTCTGGACCACCTGGCGAAGCTGGACGCGAG GGATCAACAGGTCACGATGGTGCCACCGGTCGGGATGGCCCTGCTGGACCCAAG GGAGACCGTGGAGAGTCCGGTAATGCTGGTATGCCCGGGGCCCCTGGTGCTCCTGGAGCCCCTGGAGGCGTCGGACCCTCTGGCAAGACTGGTGATCGTGGAGAGGGC ggtccTGCTGGTCCTGCTGGACCCGCTGGCCCCGCTGGTGCTCGTGGTGGTAAT GGCCCAGCTGGTGGTCGTGGTGAcaagggagaggctggagaggctggcGAGAGAGGCCACAAGGGACATAGAGGATTCACCGGCATGCAGGGTCTGCCCGGAACTGCT ggTTCCGCTGGAGAACAAGGACCTGCTGGTGCCAATGGACCTGCAGGACCCAGA GGACCTTCTGGCAGCTCTGGCTCCCCTGGTAAAGATGGCATGAACGGTCTGCCTGGACCTATTGGGCCCCCTGGACCCCGCGGTCGCAATGGAGAGATGGGACCTGCT GGTAGCCCTGGTGCTGCCGGCCCCCCCGGACCCCCTGGACCCCCCGGAAGCGGATTCGACATGTTTGTCAGCCAGCCTCTGCAGGAGAAGGCCCCAGATCCCTACCGTAGCTACCGCTCTGACGACCCCAACATGATGCGTGACCGTGACATGGAGGTGGACACCACCCTGAAGACCCTGAGCCAGAAGATTGAGAACCTCCGCAGCCCCGAGGGAACCCAGAAGAACCCCGCCCGCATGTGCCGTGACATCAGGATGTGCCACCCCGAGTGGAAGAGCG GCCAGTACTGGGTCGACCCCAACCAGGGATCTCCTCTTGATGCCGTCAAGGTCCACTGCAACATGGAGACTGGGGAGACCTGCGTCTACCCAGCCCAGTCCAGCGTCCCCATGAAGAACTGGTACACCAGCAAGAACATCAGGGAGAAGAAGCACGTGTGGTTCAGCGAGTCTATGACTGGTGGATTCCAG TTCCAGTACGGCACAGATGGCGCCGACGCCGATGACGTCAACATCCAGATGGCCTTCATGCGTCTCATGTCCAACGAGGCCTCTCAGAACGTCACCTACCACTGCAAGAACAGCATCGCTTACATGGACCAGGCCAGCGGCAACCTGAAGAAGGCTGTGCTGCTGCAGGGCTCCAACGACATCGAGATCAGAGCCGAGGGCAACAGCCGCTTCACCTACAGCGTCACCGAGGACGGCTGCACG TCACACACTGGCACATGGGGCAAGACAGTCATCGATtacaaaacatctaaaacatctcGCCTGCCAATCATTGACATCGCTCCTATGGACGTTGGTGCACCTGATCAGGAATTTGGCGTTGAAGTTGGCCCCGTTTGCTTCttgtaa